The genomic DNA TTTAGGGATTTTAGTAGTACAGGATGTCACGGATTCAAATTTGGGACTCATAGAGTCTTTTCCCTGTGCTTGTGAAATGATTTGTCTAATCCTTAAATAGGGTCAGAGTTTAAGACCCTTGGTGGAACACACCTATCCAAAATAAAAGGGAGTACCCAGCCAAGGATTAAACCCTGCCAGTACCTTGAAGATAGTTATAATCTGTTCATCTTTGGTCATTCTGGTAAGTGCAAGTTTGCTAAGCTCTGTATCACTTTCAGGTAGCACTTTTGGATAAGGATTGGGGAACATTTCCTCCAACTTGTGATACCAATAAATCATCCTGCGACACTTCTGCAGTGGTTGACTAGCATGGCCAAAGATTTCATATAAAATGTCGTAAGTGTCCTCATTGGGAAGCAGCCAGTGATCTTCCATTTCCGTCAAGATTTCTAGCGCAAGCTCAGCCTGAGGATGCTTCTTTGCCCAGATGGCATCGAAAAGAGTCCTGTTGTTATACCTCCCTCTGGGAAATACATCAAGGAGCCTGTTATAAGTCTCAACATCCTTCTCAATACCAAACTCTTCCATGTAAACCACAGCAGTTTTTAGAAATTCCATATGTCCCCTCCTTGTGCGATCTTTTGCAAGAAAGTCATCGATTATGTcaaaaaagctttcttttgatTTCTCAATTGAAGCAGCCCTTTCAAACGATGCAACGTGCTTTGATAACGCAGCTTTCACAGATTTCACTTCACTTGGCTTCACCTTCATGtgaataattttatttcttgctgcGTCTTCCGCTCTTATTTTAGCAAGTCTATCGGCTTGATCTTTTACAGTATTATATTGCTCCTCATACTGATCATATAAACTCCTCGCCGAGTAGATCTGCCTTCGATGGGCCAGGTATTTCCAGTGTTGAGTTCGAAGGCTGCTTGCAGCACAGATTGGATCATTGACAAACCGTCTCAAGATTGTTGCTACATTCCGAGCTCGTTGCATTATATCGTGAACTTTTTTTAAACAccacaaattttacaaaaattggcCAATAAGCCGAAGAAACAGTTTCTAAGATCACAGGATCTTGTCACTTtcgtccaccattttgaatttcaacCAAAAATTGCTTTGGAGGGTAGAGTGGGTAATGTTCCATTCAAGGACTGTCGGTGTGGGGTACTTAGGGTGGTTTCTTGTTTCCTCTCCGTATTGCATTCAGAACGACTTTCACTTTCCCTTATAAGTGAGAATCATTCTCTACGGTGGCTTCAAAGAGAAACTCTCATAAAAATACGACAGTAATTCTTTTCAAGAATCTATGcgattttgttaattttaaacAGAATTGTTGGGGTCGATTccagaggccaggtctgaaaacgggtgtggaaaatgacaaatttttgGTCTGTTTAGGAGAaccaggcggcacacccccatcCCAAATTCCCAGAAATACCCTTCCGGGACTGCCGTGAAGAAGTGCCTCTCACTCCTCCCTACTTATTTTATGAAAAGCCCTTGCAAATCCATTGGTCCACCCCTGGGATGGTTAAGTACCACGTGGGTTCCTTGCATCGATCTCTTTTCTTCCAGCCCTCGGTGGCTTTTGCAAGAGTAAGAGATATACGtgaatgttttctttgttttacgtcTATAAAATAACGTCCTTCTTCCCGTGAAACTTCTTAAACGTATATTTATTAGCTTTGCTTCATGTTTATCTTAATTTATCGTTCGACTAAACCAAAGCTGTTTTGAAACTTCAATTGGAATAAGGAGGTCGTGAAGCGGTTGGTCTTCGAAATTAGAATCAACTGTTAAGCGTATTAAAACTTTACGTCCCGTTACAATGTTTCTTTAACAGAGAGGTTAAGGTTTGAAGGCTTTTCAACTAAGTTCAATTAATTTCTGGCAAGGTCTGTGAGAACAACTTCAGGTTAGAGTAGATCTCCTCGAGCATACATGATGTGGTGATGTAAGGGGATGATCTTCGCAGTGTATATCATCGTTATCACCCCTTTCGAATGTCAGCTGAAATCAGGTGTCATGGCATTCTTGGATGATCTCTGTACTTAACAAGGTCGTCCTAGAACATAACCACAGCTAAGGGCAAATTTATTTTACAGTGTGTAAGAAAGCCTCGCAAGTTAATTATTGATACTCGAAACTTGAATTGTGACTTGTTGATTCATCTGAATCAGAAAGCAAGCTTTCTCTCCCAGGAGTGCTTTtctgtaaaaatattttgtccCCCTTTCCATCTAGACAGCCTCTCCTTTAGACAAAGTTTGAGTACAATAACCAAATAGAGCTATGCTAAGTTACTTTCTACTTATTTGACAATTTTCAGTGTTACAGTAAGGCACAGTTTGTATATGATTAAGGAATTAAGTGGAATGTAAT from Porites lutea chromosome 6, jaPorLute2.1, whole genome shotgun sequence includes the following:
- the LOC140941735 gene encoding evolutionarily conserved signaling intermediate in Toll pathway, mitochondrial-like: MQRARNVATILRRFVNDPICAASSLRTQHWKYLAHRRQIYSARSLYDQYEEQYNTVKDQADRLAKIRAEDAARNKIIHMKVKPSEVKSVKAALSKHVASFERAASIEKSKESFFDIIDDFLAKDRTRRGHMEFLKTAVVYMEEFGIEKDVETYNRLLDVFPRGRYNNRTLFDAIWAKKHPQAELALEILTEMEDHWLLPNEDTYDILYEIFGHASQPLQKCRRMIYWYHKLEEMFPNPYPKVLPESDTELSKLALTRMTKDEQIITIFKDNTDNKEKEFLVSAQTADQKKFLRNYKSDKALYVEGPFFIWVRRLQRHFFTLRADAELDNESGEGNIVAICMSQPDASEDVLRSWISHLQSENPELANISVIFNLNSTPR